One genomic window of Megachile rotundata isolate GNS110a chromosome 12, iyMegRotu1, whole genome shotgun sequence includes the following:
- the LOC100874696 gene encoding DNA fragmentation factor subunit alpha, with protein sequence MSETPGISQGLGNPYKIVDHAREKRKGITASSLKELTSIARNRLSLPLDAELTIVLEQDGTEVDDEEYFATLERNTSLMVLYGDQKWVAAGSSKAASRYIVVDDVDNVEGGQRDEIRRRRPPIEPLVSSLHGDPSHISLLGGNDLELLSDMDPDSLADIVPDRIFLEQLKEASGRFLAEKRQAQESMALLQMYASSGEMERA encoded by the exons ATGTCAGAAACACCGGGAATATCGCAAGGATTGGGAAATCCTTATAAAATTGTTGATCATGCCAGAGAAAAACGGAAGGGAATCACAGCTTCTTCCCTCAAAGAATTAACTAGTATAGCAAGAAATCGCTTGTCTTTGCCTTTGGACGCAGAACTTACAATTGTTCTAGAACAAGATG GGACAGAGGTAGATGATGAGGAATATTTTGCGACATTGGAGAGAAATACCAGTTTAATGGTTCTTTATGGAGATCAAAAATGGGTAGCGGCAGGAAGTAGTAAAGCTGCTTCACGTTATATTGTTGTTGATGATGTAGATAATGTAGAAGGAGGACAAAGAGATGAAATCAGAAGGCGTCGGCCTCCAATAGAACCATTAGTTTCATCATTACATGGTGATCCATCTCATATATCACTACTTGGTGGAAATGATTTAGAATTACTTAGTGATATGGACCCAGACAGCTTAGCTGATATAGTGCCTGATAG aatCTTTTTGGAACAATTAAAGGAAGCCTCAGGCAGGTTTTTGGCTGAGAAACGACAAGCACAAGAGTCGATGGCACTTCTTCAGATGTATGCGAGTAGTGGAGAGATGGAGCGAGCGTAG